Part of the Fodinicola acaciae genome is shown below.
CTGGAAAACACGCGAAGGTCTCGACGGTGTCGCTCTACGCGGAGGTCGAGGACGGCACCGCGAGCGTGTTCGTCCGCGATCGCGGCACCGGCTTCGACCTGGATACGGTGGCAGACGATCGGCACGGCGTCTCCGGGTCGATCGTGGACCGGATGCGGCGGCACGGCGGCTCGGCGGAGATCCGTACGGCGCCGGAGTCCGGCACGGAAGTGAGACTGAAGATGGGATTGGCGCGCTGATGTCCGAGCCTCGGGTTTTTCTTGTCGACGACCACGCGATGTTCCGCGCCGGCGTACGCGCCGAGCTCGGGCGGTACGTCGACCTGGTCGGCGAGGCCGGCACCGTCGCTGAGGCGATTTCGGCGATCCAGGCGGCCAAACCCGATGTGGTGCTGCTGGACGTACACATGCCCGACGGCGGTGGCCGTGCGGTGCTGGAGGCCGTACGCAAAAGCGACTCGTCGATCCGCTTTCTGGCGCTCAGCGTGTCCGACGCGGCTGAGGACGTGATCGGCCTGGTACGCGCCGGCGCGCGTGGTTATGTCACCAAGACGATCTCCGCG
Proteins encoded:
- a CDS encoding response regulator — its product is MSEPRVFLVDDHAMFRAGVRAELGRYVDLVGEAGTVAEAISAIQAAKPDVVLLDVHMPDGGGRAVLEAVRKSDSSIRFLALSVSDAAEDVIGLVRAGARGYVTKTISAAELADAIRRVADGDAVFSPRLAGFVLDAFTQHPTAPIRDPDLDQLTNREKEVLRLLARGYAYKEIGSELFISVKTVETHVSSVLRKLQMSNRYELSRWAVDRRLI